Proteins encoded in a region of the Drosophila busckii strain San Diego stock center, stock number 13000-0081.31 chromosome 2L, ASM1175060v1, whole genome shotgun sequence genome:
- the LOC108608355 gene encoding protein yellow — translation MFSLKLVALCLISCCCFLAASGKLEERFAWKQLTFDWPSAEAEAEAKRTGHYIEENNLPLGLERWKNKLFVTVPRWKAGVAATLNYIDLSTVNGEKSPKLRPYPSWEANKLPIDVAPAQQSASSGGRADAEKAESAHVQLQDNATVVSTFRIQADACDRLWVLDTGLADILGSPKVITPNAILVFDLKTDQLLRRFPIPADQLKEDTFMANIVVDVEPDQCDNAYAYIPDLGAYGVIVYSLQDNKSYRVKHNYFHFDPLHGDFNVGGVNFQWTDGVFGLAVGPKNADNSRDIYFHAFASTKEFKVSNRVLQNESYVNGGSSYFDFKIVGDRGMNGQSTAEAYDKETGAIFYTQVNKDAIACWNIQRPYTPDNQGLIDSDSHTLVFPNDLKIDTNGELWVLSDRLPTYMYKQLDNTAVNYRILTGKNRELIKGTPCEL, via the exons atgttttcattaaaattggTGGCCTTGTGCcttatcagctgctgctgttttctgGCGGCAAGCGGTAAGCTAGAAGAACGCTTCGCATGGAAGCAACTGACCTTCGATTGGCCCAGTGCCGAGGCTGAGGCGGAGGCCAAGCGCACTGGCCACTACATTGAGGAGAACAATCTGCCACTTGGCCTGGAACGTTGGAAAAACAAACTCTTCGTCACTGTGCCAAG ATGGAAGGCGGGCGTGGCAGCCACATTGAACTATATTGATCTATCGACTGTTAATGGCGAAAAGTCTCCAAAGTTGCGTCCCTATCCCAGCTGGGAAGCCAACAAGTTACCCATTGATGTAGCGCCAGCACAGCAGTCAGCGTCCTCTGGCGGACGTGCGGATGCGGAAAAGGCTGAGAGCGCTCATGTCCAGTTGCAGGATAATGCCACCGTCGTTTCCACTTTCCGTATTCAg GCTGATGCTTGTGATCGCTTGTGGGTACTGGACACCGGTCTTGCTGATATTCTAGGCAGCCCCAAGGTGATAACACCCAACGCTATCCTggtatttgatttgaaaacAGATCAGCTCCTGCGACGCTTCCCCATCCCCGCCGATCAGCTCAAGGAGGACACCTTCATGGCCAACATA GTAGTAGATGTAGAGCCCGATCAGTGTGATAATGCGTATGCATATATTCCCGACTTGGGCGCCTATGGCGTAATTGTGTACTCCTTGCAAGATAACAAATCTTATCGCGTCAAACACAATTACTTCCACTTTGATCCGCTGCACGGTGACTTCAATGTGGGCGGTGTAAACTTCCAATGGACCGATGGTGTCTTTGGCCTGGCTGTGGGTCCTAAGAATGCTGATAACAGCCGTGACATTTACTTCCACGCATTTGCCAGCACCAAGGAGTTCAAAGTGTCTAATCGGGTGTTGCAAAATGAGAGTTATGTGAACGGCGGCAGTTCGTATTTCGATTTCAAAATTGTGGGTGATCGCGGCATGAATGGACAATCCACTGCTGAAGCGTATGACAAAGAGACTGGCGCTATATTCTACACACAAGTGAATAAGGATGCGATTGCCTGCTGGAATATACAGCGTCCGTATACGCCCGATAATCAGGGTTTAATTGATTCCGATTCACATACACTGGTGTTTCCCAATGATCTAAAGATTGACACAAATGGCGAGCTCTGGGTGCTGTCCGATCGTTTGCCCACTTATATGTACAAGCAGCTGGACAATACGGCGGTTAACTATCGTATTTTGACTGGCAAGAATCGTGAGCTCATTAAGGGCACACCATGCGAACTGTGA
- the LOC108599216 gene encoding probable tRNA(His) guanylyltransferase, which translates to MQIRALGATFKHLLVNSGALRHFPRNMACSRFEYVKTYEQDDKILPNVWIVIRIDGKKFHHFANTHKFEKPNDENALNVMNAAGIAVMQEFKDIVVAYGQSDEYSFVFRKDTMVYKRRASKLLTYVTSQFTSSYVLAWSQWMQRPLAYAPCFDGRVVLYPTDDNMRDYLSWRQADVHVNNLYNTAFWKLVQSGLTNQQAEEKLRGTLSAAKNELLFTEFGINYNNVPAMYRKGTILMRKRVHEADQTDKDKGRQVIVPLHEDLIGAAFWKKHSEILGKYVPGNHELDSTSECKLLAMQLGEKLKIEAENS; encoded by the exons atgcaaattcgcGCATTAGGTGCtacttttaagcatttattagTTAACAGTGGCGCCTTAAGGCATTTTCCACGCAACATGGCGTGTAGCAGATTCGAGTACGTAAAAACTTATGAACAAGACGACAAAATATTGCCAAATGTTTGGATTGTTATTAGAATTGATGGCAAAAAGTTTCATCActttgccaacacacacaaatttgaaAAGCCCAACGATGAAAAtg CGCTCAATGTAATGAATGCTGCTGGCATAGCCGTGATGCAGGAATTCAAGGACATAGTGGTGGCTTACGGCCAGAGCGACGAATATTCATTTGTATTCCGAAAAGACACAATGGTTTATAAGCGTCGCGCTTCGAAGCTGCTCACCTATGTAACCAGTCAGTTTACCAGTAGCTATGTGCTCGCCTGGTCACAGTGGATGCAACGTCCTTTGGCCTATGCGCCTTGCTTTGATGGCCGGGTGGTGCTATACCCTACAGATGATAACATGCGGGATTACTTAAGCTGGCGACAAGCAGATGTGCATGTTAATAATCTTTATAACACGGCATTTTGGAAGCTGGTGCAGTCTGGTCTCACTAATCAGCAGGCCGAGGAGAAATTGCGTGGTACACTCTCAGCTGCGAAAAATGAGTTACTCTTTACGGAGTTTGGCATTAACTATAATAATGTCCCGGCCATGTACCGCAAGGGGACTATCTTGATGCGCAAGCGTGTACATGAAGCTGACCAAACGGATAAGGATAAGGGAAGGCAGGTTATAGTTCCACTGCATGAGGATTTGATTGGCGCGGCCTTCTGGAAAAAACATAGTGAAATTCTGGGCAAATACGTTCCTGGCAATCATGAGCTGGATTCAACAAGTGAATGCAAGCTGCTAGCCATGCAGCTGGGGGAGAAACTAAAGATTGAGGCCGAGAACAGTTGA
- the LOC108599225 gene encoding protein Dr1, with protein sequence MSNPQEELLPSAEQDDELTLPRASINKIIKELLPTVRVANESRELILNCCTEFIHLISSEANEVCNQRSKKTINAEHVLEALDRLGFRDYKQEAEAVLHDCKEVAAKRRRQSTRLENLGIPEEELLRQQQELFAKAREEQAREEQQQWMSMQAAAVQQSNALMQRPQQQPQLPDGTSSRSKPSEDDEDDDDDY encoded by the coding sequence ATGTCTAATCCACAAGAGGAATTGCTGCCCAGTGCCGAGCAGGATGATGAGCTCACACTGCCACGCGCCAGCATCAACAAGATAATAAAGGAACTACTGCCCACAGTGCGTGTAGCCAACGAAAGTCGTGAGCTTATACTGAATTGCTGTACTGAATTCATTCACCTGATTAGCTCGGAAGCTAACGAGGTGTGTAATCAACGCAGCAAGAAGACCATCAATGCGGAGCATGTGCTAGAAGCACTCGACCGTCTCGGTTTTCGTGACTACAAGCAGGAGGCCGAGGCTGTGCTGCACGACTGCAAGGAAGTGGCGGCCAAGCGACGTCGACAGAGCACGCGACTCGAGAACCTAGGCATACCCGAAGAAGAGTTGTTGCGTCAACAACAGGAGTTATTTGCCAAGGCTCGTGAGGAACAGGCTCGCGAAGAGCAACAACAGTGGATGAgcatgcaagcagcagccgtGCAACAGAGTAACGCTCTGATGCAGAGGcctcaacagcagccacagctacCGGATGGCACAAGTAGCCGCAGCAAGCCCAGTGAGGACGATGaagacgacgatgatgattaCTAA
- the LOC108603826 gene encoding cytochrome b-c1 complex subunit 6, mitochondrial-like, with protein sequence MPFWTSFGFPVVRADDDEDAELVDPQQALREKCQTKNHIEALYKKYEECNDRVNGRSKTTETCMEELFDYVSELDHCVAHSLFSKLK encoded by the coding sequence ATGCCTTTCTGGACGTCCTTTGGCTTTCCTGTAGTTAGGGCCGATGATGACGAAGATGCTGAACTTGTTGATCCCCAGCAGGCTTTGAGGGAGAAATGCCAAACAAAGAACCACATCGAAGCCTTGTATAAGAAATACGAAGAATGTAACGATCGTGTTAATGGTCGCTCAAAGACAACTGAAACTTGCATGGAGGAGCTATTCGACTATGTTTCCGAATTGGATCACTGCGTGGCCCACAGCCTCTTCTCCAAGCTCAAGTAG
- the LOC108594486 gene encoding suppressor of hairless protein: MKSYSQFNLNAVAAAPPPAIAYENAVAASSSNSSLEHIQQLHSHSHNLSQDMPHFGLGSVPPQPPTSQQLQVHHQQQQQQQQQQQQQQQQQMQMSMLPVNVPGPYRTHIEEKKLTRDAMDKYMRERNDMVIVILHAKVAQKSYGNEKRFFCPPPCIYLFGSGWRRRYEEMLQQGEGEQGAQLCAFIGIGSSDQDMQQLDLNGKQYCAAKTLFISDSDKRKHFMLSVKMFYGNGHDIGVFNSKRIKVISKPSKKKQSLKNADLCIASGTNVALFNRLRSQTVSTRYLHVENGHFHASSTQWGAFTIHLLDDNESESEEFQVRDGYIHYGATVKLVCSVTGMALPRLIIRKVDKQMALLEADDPVSQLHKCAFYMKDTDRMYLCLSQEKIIQFQATPCPKEPNKEMINDGACWTIISTDKAEYQFYEGMGPVASPVTPVPIVNSLNLNGGGDVAMLELSGDNFTPHLQVWFGDVEAETMYRCTETLLCVVPEISQFRGEWLWVRQPTQVPISLVRNDGIIYATGLTFTYTPEPGPRSHCNQAEDVMRTRLGNNNNNNITTISNNNNNNSNSPASGASLQQGMQQQQQQQQQQQQTHQTLPSISEVQWNSHGSGLS; encoded by the exons ATGAAGAGTTACagccaatttaatttgaacgCCGTTGCCGCCGCACCGCCGCCCGCCATTGCATACGAAAACGCAgtagcagccagcagcagcaactctaGCTTGGAGCATATACAACAGCTTCACAGTCATAGTCACAATCTCAGTCAGGATATGCCGCACTTTGGACTTGGCAGTGtgccgccgcagccgccgacatcgcagcagctacaagtgcatcatcaacagcagcagcagcaacaacaacaacagcagcagcaacaacaacaacaaatgcaaatgtccATGCTGCCGGTTAATGTGCCAGGCCCATACCGGACGCACATTGAGGAAAAGAAGCTGACGCGGGATGCTATGGATAAATACATGCGTGAGCGCAACGATATGGTTATTGTTATACTGCACGCCAAG GTGGCCCAGAAATCGTACGGCAATGAGAAGCGCTTCTTTTGCCCACCGCCTTGTATCTATTTATTTGGCAGTGGCTGGCGGCGGCGTTACGAGGAGATGCTGCAACAAGGCGAGGGCGAGCAGGGAGCACAACTGTGCGCATTTATTGGCATCGGCAGCAGTGATCAGGATATGCAGCAACTGGATCTCAATGGCAAGCAGTACTGCGCCGCCAAGACGCTCTTCATTTCCGACTCGGATAAGCGCAAGCACTTTATGCTCTCTGTTAAGATGTTTTATGGCAATGGCCATGACATTGGCGTGTTCAATTCCAAGCGCATAAAAGTCATCTCTAAGCCGTCCAAGAAGAAGCAATCGCTTAAGAACGCCGATCTTTGCATTGCCAGCGGCACCAATGTGGCGCTCTTTAATCGCCTGCGCTCTCAAACTGTCTCTACGCGTTACCTGCATGTGGAGAATGGTCACTTTCATGCCTCGTCCACGCAGTGGGGCGCCTTTACGATACATTTGCTTGATGACAATGAATCCGAATCGGAGGAGTTTCAGGTGCGCGATGGCTATATACACTATGGTGCTACAGTGAAGCTCGTTTGCTCTGTTACGGGCATGGCGCTGCCACGTCTGATTATACGCAAAGTGGACAAACAAATGGCGCTGCTGGAGGCAGATGATCCGGTCTCGCAGCTTCATAAATGTGCCTTCTATATGAAAGACACTGATCGCATGTATTTATGCCTGTCGCAGGAGAAGATTATACAGTTTCAGGCCACACCTTGTCCCAAGGAACCGAACAAGGAAATGATTAACGATGGCGCATGCTGGACAATCATATCTACGGACAAGGCTGAATATCAGTTCTACGAGGGCATGGGTCCAGTCGC TTCACCTGTAACTCCAGTGCCTATAGTCAACTCACTTAACTTGAATGGCGGTGGCGATGTGGCCATGCTGGAGCTGAGTGGCGACAACTTTACGCCTCATTTACAAGTTTGGTTTGGCGATGTTGAGGCAGAGACCATGTACCGCTGCACGGAAACCTTGTTGTGTGTGGTGCCAGAAATTTCACAGTTCCGTGGCGAGTGGCTTTGG GTGCGACAGCCTACTCAGGTGCCCATATCGCTGGTTCGCAATGAtggcattatttatgcaacaggTCTGACATTTACTTATACGCCGGAGCCTGGACCGCGTTCGCATTGTAATCAGGCTGAGGATGTTATGCGTACTCGTCtcggtaacaacaacaataacaacatcaCAACcatcagcaacaataataataacaacagcaactcgcCGGCAAGCGGCGCCAGTTTGCAGCaaggcatgcagcagcagcaacaacagcagcagcagcaacagcagacacATCAAACACTGCCCTCCATCTCGGAAGTGCAATGGAATAGTCATGGGAGCGGCTTGTCCTGA
- the LOC108608248 gene encoding sodium/potassium-transporting ATPase subunit beta-1 has product MYKRINSKLQHHKIVRMPNHIDSYYLDSRHRHVYPNCEYHFPGIIHWPKLIYNADKNRYFALRPKQWRYTLLYIMGYVVFMIFFNWVIYRHLCDTVKTNEPLIKLNQPTFCFGPIGERLSYRHIEYNPNSHADVNEMYQRTHNFLRKYCRREINNTRFGPCNHYLKYGYNTQEPCVFIKINRILGVKTIPYEHSDDLSRSHFRKIDYLNLKRLINATDEKMRKDRIWFTCTCENCPDLKADIDFYPNPSISTKYVDIKEKIEIKINSYSNTFYSAWDLNRVVALKIKNLDINKERKFNCRMWAKNIEIRSDSYGQLTFNVLVKDEWYNKENSTKPFQVQKDEI; this is encoded by the coding sequence ATGTATAAACGAATCAATTCGAAGCTTCAACATCATAAAATAGTGCGAATGCCGAATCACATCGATTCATATTATCTGGATAGTCGTCATAGGCATGTGTATCCCAATTGTGAATATCACTTTCCAGGCATTATACACTGGCCAAAGTTGATTTATAATGCCGATAAGAACAGGTATTTTGCACTGCGGCCAAAACAATGGCGTTatacacttttatatattatggGATATGTGGTGTTTATGATCTTCTTCAACTGGGTTATCTATCGTCATCTTTGCGACACTGTTAAAACAAACGAGCCGCTGATCAAATTAAATCAGcctacattttgttttgggcCCATCGGCGAACGCTTAAGTTACAGACATATTGAATACAATCCCAACAGTCATGCAGATGTTAATGAAATGTATCAAAGAACACATAACTTTCTTAGGAAATATTGTAGGcgcgaaataaataatactcgCTTTGGACCCTGCAATCATTACCTTAAATATGGTTATAATACTCAGGAGCCctgtgtttttattaaaatcaatcGTATACTCGGTGTGAAAACTATACCATATGAACATAGCGATGATCTTTCAAGAAGTCATTTCAGAAAAATTGATTACCTAAACCTAAAGAGGCTTATTAATGCCACGGACGAAAAAATGCGAAAGGATCGTATTTGGTTTACTTGCACCTGCGAAAACTGTCCAGATCTAAAGGCGGATATTGATTTTTATCCCAATCCATCAATAAGCACCAAATACGTTGATATAAAGGAAAAAATTgagattaaaattaattcatattcAAACACATTTTATAGCGCTTGGGACTTGAACCGGGTTGTGGCTTTGAAGATAAAAAATTTAGATATTAATAAGGAACGAAAATTCAACTGTCGCATGTGGgctaaaaatatagaaatacgTTCGGACAGTTACGGTCAGTTGACATTTAATGTTCTGGTGAAAGATGAATGGTACAACAAAGAGAACTCCACAAAACCTTTCCAAGTGCAGAAGGATGAAATataa
- the LOC108599987 gene encoding mRNA cap guanine-N7 methyltransferase, whose translation MAGTSAAIAPPENLYNDEEDLDASSTSGAANTHVVAHHYNELKEAGRRERHKSKIYFMRNFNNWIKSMLINEYMAKIKQQKRVGDALRVLDMCCGKGGDLLKWDKATISHLICTDIAEVSVEQCQRRYQEALQRAEKSKFGHKFTAEFFACDSTLVRLRERYKDASLQLNLVSCQFAFHYCFESFIQADCMMRNAAECLEPGGYFIATIPDAYEIMRRLKAAGPDARSFGNDVYNIEFECDTDALPLFGAKYQFHLEGVVDCPEFLVHFPTLVKLGRKHGLQLIKRSTFADYYSDTLTQGRQLLQRMSGLETVHPQRYNNDEQFAHLRKVFGTQRFAPVGSLSKSEWEATTLYLVCAFKKCKNSWDANGLPVFEFDD comes from the exons ATGGCGGGCACATCGGCAGCCATAGCGCCCCCAGAGAATTTATACAATGACGAAGAGGACTTGGATGCCAGCAGTACTAGCGGCGCGGCCAACACACATGTGGTGGCGCATCACTACAATGAGCTGAAGGAGGCCGGGCGCAGGGAGCGCCACAAGTCCAAAATCTATTTTATGCGCAACTTTAACAACTGGATCAAGAGCATGCTGATTAATGAGTACATGGCGAAAATTAAGCAGCAGAAGCGAGTTGGCGACGCTTTGCGCGTGCTAGACATGTGCTGTGGCAAAGGCGGAGATCTGCTCAAGTGGGATAAGGCTACCATATCCCATTTGATATGCACGGATATTGCAGAGGTTTCCGTGGAGCAGTGCCAGCGGCGTTACCAGGAGGCATTGCAGCGCGCTGAGAAATCCAAGTTTGGGCACAAGTTTACCGCAGAGTTCTTTGCTTGTGACTCAACACTAGTGCGACTACGTGAGCGCTACAAGGACGCATCGCTACAATTGAACTTGGTGTCGTGCCAGTTTGCGTTTCATTATTGCTTTGAATCCTTTATCCAAGCTGATTGCATGATGCGCAATGCGGCGGAGTGCTTGGAGCCAGGTGGTTATTTTATAGCCACTATACCGGATGCCTATGAGATCATGAGGAGATTAAAGGCCGCTGGCCCAGATGCGCGTAGCTTCGGCAACGACGTCTACAACATTGAATTTGAGTGCGATACAGATGCACTGCCACTCTTTGGCGCCAAGTATCAGTTCCATCTCGAGGGCGTGGTTGACTGTCCCGAATTTCTGGTCCATTTTCCCACGCTGGTCAAACTGGGCCGCAAGCATGGACTGCAGCTGATCAAGCGCAGCACCTTTGCCGACTACTACAGCGACACATTGACCCAAGgccgccagctgctgcagcgcatgtCTGGCCTGGAAACTGTGCATCCACAGCGTTATAACAACGATGAGCAGTTTGCCCATTTGCGTAAAGTATTTGGCACTCAACGCTTCGCACCAGTGGGCTCGCTGTCAAAGTCCGAATGGGAAGCAACAA CACTTTATCTTGTTTGTGCCTTCAAGAAATGTAAGAATAGCTGGGACGCAAATGGGTTGCCAGTATTTGAGTTCGATGACTGA
- the LOC108608247 gene encoding gamma-aminobutyric acid type B receptor subunit 1, with the protein MTSDGAVTFWIFLLCLIGSPQLEGSEAGRPDELHIGGIFPIAGKGGWQGGQACMPAARLALDDVNKEPNLLPGFKLILHSNDSECEPGLGASVMYNLLYNKPQKLMLLAGCSTVCTTVAEAAKMWNLIVLCYGASSPALSDRKRFPTLFRTHPSATVHNPTRIKLMKKFGWSRVAILQQAEEVFISTVEDLENRCMEAGVEIVTRQSFLSDPTDAVRNLRRQDARIIVGLFYVVAARRVLCEMYKQQLYGRAHVWFFIGWYEDNWYEVNLENEGITCTVEQMRIAAQGHLTTEALMWNQNNQTTISGMTAEEFRHRLNHALIEEGYDINHDRYPEGYQEAPLAYDAVWSVALAFNKTMERLTTRNKSLRNFTYTDKEIADDIYAAMNSTQFLGVSGVVAFSSQGDRIALTQIEQMVNGKYEKLGYYDTQLDNLTWLNMEQWIGGKVPQDRTIVTHVLRTVSLPLFVCMCTISSCGIFVAFALIIFNIWNKHRRVIQSSHPVCNTIMLFGVIICLTSVILLGMDGRFVMPHEYPKICQARAWLLSTGFTLAYGAMFSKVWRVHRFTTKAKTDPKKKVEPWKLYTMVSGLLSVDLVILLSWQIFDPLQRKLETFPLEDPVSTTDDIKIRPELEHCESTHNTMWLGLVYGFKGLILVFGLFLAYETRSIKVKQINDSRYVGMSIYNVVVLCLITAPVGMVIASQQDASFAFVALAVIFCCFLSMLLIFVPKVIEVIRHPKDKAESKYNPDSAISKEDEERYQKLVTENEELQRLITQKEEKIRVLRQRLVERDVNTKSTELNGGGTATTSLAMQPQPASIINASASSTHATPAATLAITQDTHEHRT; encoded by the exons ATGACAAGTGATGGTGCTGTTACGTTTTggatatttttgctttgtttgatCGGCTCTCCGCAGCTGGAGGGCAGTGAGGCGGGCAGGCCGGATGAGCTGCACATAGGCGGCATATTTCCCATTGCCGGCAAAGGAGGATGGCAGGGTGGGCAGGCGTGCATGCCGGCGGCAAGACTGGCATTGGATGATGTCAACAAGGAGCCAAATCTACTGCCAGGCTTCAAGCTAATCCTGCACAGCAATGACAGCGAG TGTGAGCCTGGGCTGGGCGCCAGCGTAATGTACAATCTCCTATATAATAAGCCACAAAAGCTTATGCTGCTGGCGGGTTGCAGCACAGTGTGCACCACTGTGGCTGAGGCGGCCAAAATGTGGAATTTAATTGTG CTTTGTTATGGCGCCTCGAGTCCCGCACTCTCTGACCGCAAGCGTTTCCCAACACTGTTTCGCACACACCCGTCGGCCACAGTGCATAATCCAACGCGCATCAAACTGATGAAAAAGTTCGGCTGGTCCCGTGTGGCCATTTTACAGCAGGCCGAGGAAGTATTCATATCG ACTGTGGAAGATCTCGAGAATCGCTGCATGGAAGCTGGCGTCGAAATCGTAACTAGACAATCATTTCTATCCGATCCAACAGACGCCGTACGCAATCTTAGACGCCAGGATGCACGCATTATAGTGGGACTCTTCTACGTGGTCGCAGCGAGACGAGTGCTCTGCGAGATGTACAAACAGCAGCTTTACGGACGTGCCCATGTTTGGTTCTTCATAG GTTGGTATGAAGACAACTGGTATGAGGTAAACCTAGAAAATGAAGGGATTACTTGTACCGTGGAGCAAATGAGAATTGCTGCCCAGGGGCATCTAACCACAGAAGCGCTAATGTGGAACCAAAACAATCAGACAACAATATCCGGAATGACGGCTGAAGAGTTTCG TCATCGACTGAACCATGCGCTTATTGAGGAGGGCTATGACATTAATCACGATCGCTATCCGGAGGGCTATCAGGAGGCACCGCTGGCCTATGATGCTGTCTGGAGCGTGGCATTAGCTTTCAACAAGACAATGGAACGCCTAACAACcagaaataaatcattaaGAAACTTTACCTACACAGACAAGGAAATCGCAGATGATATTTATGCGGCCATGAATTCGACCCAATTTTTGGGTGTATCG gGTGTGGTGGCATTTAGTTCGCAAGGCGATCGAATTGCGCTGACACAAATTGAACAGATGGTAAATGGAAAATATGAGAAGCTGGGTTACTACGACACACAACTGGATAATCTAACGTGGCTAAATATGGAGCAATGGATAGGTGGCAAG GTCCCACAAGATCGCACCATTGTCACTCATGTGCTGCGCACAGTATCTTTACCGTTATTCGTGTGCATGTGCACCATTTCTAGCTGTGGCATCTTTGTGGCCTTTGCCCTgattatattcaatatatgGAATAAACATAGAAG AGTCATACAATCCTCACATCCAGTATGCAATACGATAATGCTATTTGGTGTGATCATTTGCCTTACATCGGTCATACTACTGGGCATGGATGGACGCTTTGTTATGCCGCATGAATATCCAAAA ATTTGTCAAGCTCGAGCTTGGTTATTATCCACCGGTTTTACATTAGCATATGGTGCTATGTTCAGCAAAGTCTGGCGTGTGCATCGatttacaacaaaagcgaaaactGACCCTAAG AAAAAAGTGGAACCTTGGAAGCTATACACCATGGTTTCGGGCCTCTTATCAGTAGATTTAGTGATATTACTATCTTGGCAGATCTTTGATCCGCTGCAGCGTAAGCTCGAAACATTCCCACTCGAAGATCCAGTATCTACAACTGATGATATTAAAATACGTCCAGAGCTTGAGCATTGCGAAAGTACACATAATACAATGTGGTTAG GACTTGTCTATGGCTTTAAAGGCTTAATACTCGTATTTGGCTTGTTCTTGGCTTATGAGACGCGCTCGATTAAGGTCAAGCAGATCAACGATTCGCGCTATGTGGGCATGAGCATCTATAATGTGGTTGTGCTCTGTCTGATAACAGCGCCAGTGGGCATGGTTATTGCATCGCAGCAGGACGCTTCATTCGCCTTTGTTGCACTAGCTGTGATATTCTGTTGTTTCCTAAGCATGCTGCTGATATTTGTGCCAAAG GTTATTGAGGTCATAAGACATCCCAAGGATAAAGCCGAATCTAAATACAATCCAGACTCGGCCATATCCAAAGAGGATGAAGAACGCTATCAAAAGCTGGTTACCGAAAATGAGGAGCTACAACGATTGATAACACAG AAAGAGGAAAAGATCCGTGTACTTAGGCAGCGCTTGGTCGAGCGTGACGTCAATACAAAGAGCACAGAACTGAATGGCGGCGGCACGGCAACCACTTCGCTTGCTATGCAGCCTCAGCCAGCTTCAATCATCAACGCATCTGCCTCCTCCACACATGCCACGCCCGCAGCAACACTCGCAATCACACAAG ATACTCATGAGCACCGTACATGA
- the LOC108608356 gene encoding anamorsin homolog → MEQFKGLQKTLYIWTDSAELDKRVQTLKDATGGEVALENVHRLSFSSYANSSFDLIVIECAQLTDNYVKLLHMLKQSGKLHLFSYIGPAASLLQEIKLSGFINCAEDNLANTLTAEKPGYETGSSARLSFTKKTSNMNVWKISGDDEELIDEEELLDEVDKQKPDPAGLRVCSTTGKRKACKNCSCGLAEELESEKTNKAESENAKSSCGNCYLGDAFRCSTCPYLGMPAFKPGEKVQLAANLLKSDI, encoded by the exons ATGGAGCAATTTAAAGGCTTACAGAAAACACTGTACATATGGACTGATAGCGCTGAGCTTGATAAGCGTGTTCAAACGCTTAAAGATGCCACCGGCGGTGAAGTTGCATTGGAGAATGTACACCGCTTATCGTTCT CCTCCTATGCTAACTCGAGCTTTGATCTTATTGTAATAGAGTGCGCACAATTAACCGACAATTACGTAAAGCTGCTGCATATGCTCAAACAAAGCGGCAAGTTGCATCTGTTTTCGTACATTGGACCCGCTGCCAGTTTATTGCAGGAAATCAAACTGTCTGGTTTTATCAATTGCGCTGAGGACAACCTGGCTAATACACTGACCGCTGAGAAGCCTGGCTATGAGACAGGCTCATCCGCGCGTCTCTCGTTCACCAAAAAGACTTCGAATATGAATGTATGGAAAATCAGCGGCGACGATGAGGAGCTTATTGATGAGGAAGAGCTGCTCGATGAAGTCGACAAACAGAAACCAGACCCAGCAGGACTGCGGGTATGCAGCACCACGGGCAAGCGCAAGGCATGCAAAAACTGTTCATGCGGCTTGGCCGAGGAACTAGAGAGCGAAAAGACTAACAAAGCAGAAAGCGAAAATGCTAAGTCCAGCTGCGGCAAT tgcTATTTGGGTGACGCTTTCAGATGCTCCACGTGCCCTTATCTGGGCATGCCGGCCTTCAAGCCAGGCGAGAAGGTGCAGCTGGCAGCTAACTTGTTGAAATCCGATATCTGA